From Nymphalis io chromosome 12, ilAglIoxx1.1, whole genome shotgun sequence, a single genomic window includes:
- the LOC126772492 gene encoding acetyl-CoA acetyltransferase, mitochondrial isoform X2: MAAYSTKVSLNDVVIASAVRTPMGSFRGSLASLSATELGAVAVKAAIERAGIPNEEVKEVYMGNVCSGFLGQAPARQAVIFAGLPKSTICTTVNKVCASGMKSVMLATQGLQTGTQDVILAGGMESMSNVPFYLKRGETAYGGMQLVDGIVFDGLTDVYNKFHMGNCAENTAKKLEITRQQQDDYAMSSYKRSAAAYEAKAFADELVSVSVPQKRGAPPVIFSEDEEYKKVNFEKFGKLATVFQRENGTVTAGNASTLNDGAAALVLMTAEAAQRLNIKPLARVVGYADGECDPIDFPIAPAVAIPNLLKKTGVKKEDVALWEINEAFSVVAVANQKLLDLDPAKVNVHGGAVSLGHPIGMSGARIVVHLCHALKKGEKGVASICNGGGGASSIMIEKLDDGVDGPPILTFYTKDPCQLCDIAMEELEPYKNKLIIQKVDITKKENLRWLRLYRYDIPVLFFNGKFLCKHRLDHDLLQKRLQDLENNN, translated from the exons ATGGCAGCGTACTCCACCAAAGTTTCTCTCAACGATGTCGTTATTGCATCAGCAGTTAGAACACCTATGGGTTCATTTAGAGGAAGTCTTGCTAGTTTGTCAGCAACAGAATTAGGTGCCGTCGCTGTTAAAGCAGCCATTGAAAGAGCCGGCATTCCAAATGAAGAAGTTAAAGAG gtttacATGGGCAATGTTTGTTCAGGGTTTCTTGGACAAGCTCCTGCCAGACAAGCCGTGATATTTGCTGGTCTCCCTAAAAGCACCATATGCACCACGGTGAATAAAGTATGCGCGTCAGGAATGAAATCCGTGATGCTAGCAACTCAAGGTCTACAAACTGGTACCCAAGATGTTATACTTGCTGGAGGTATGGAATCCATGTCAAATGTgcccttttatttaaaaagaggtGAAACTGCTTACGGTGGAATGCAATTAGTTGATGGTATCGTATTTGATGGGTTAACTGATGTGTATAACAAATTCCACATGGGAAATTGTGCTGAAAATACAGCTAAGAAATTAGAAATCACCAGACAACAGCAAGATGATTATGCCATGTCTAGCTATAAGAGAAGTGCAGCTGCATATGAAGCTAAAGCTTTTGCTGATGAATTAGTGTCGGTGTCAGTTCCTCAAAAGAGAGGTGCTCCACCAGTTATATTTTCAGAAGATGAGGAgtacaaaaaagttaattttgaaAAGTTTGGTAAATTGGCAACTGTTTTTCAAAGGGAAAATGGCACAGTTACAGCTGGCAATGCTTCCACTTTAAACGATGGAGCAGCTGCATTGGTATTGATGACTGCTGAGGCAGCTCAGAGATTAAATATTAAGCCCTTGGCTCGTGTTGTTGGTTATGCTGATGGGGAGTGCGATCCAATAGACTTCCCAATTGCACCAGCAGTTGCTATTcctaatttattgaaaaagacTGGAGTTAAAAAGGAAGATGTAGCTCTTTGGGAAATCAATGAAGCTTTTAGTGTGGTAGCTGTTGCAAATCAAAAACTGTTAGATCTAGACCCTGCCAAGGTTAACGTTCATGGTGGTGCAGTTAGTCTTGGACATCCTATTGGTATGTCCGGTGCACGCATTGTTGTGCACTTATGTCATGCTTTAAAGAAAGGTGAAAAGGGTGTGGCATCTATCTGTAATGGAGGTGGTGGTGCGTCTTCTATTATGATCGAAAAATT AGATGATGGTGTTGATGGCCCGCCTATTTTGACATTCTACACAAAAGACCCATGTCAATTATGTGACATAGCAATGGAAGAGTTAGaaccatataaaaataaacttataattcaAAAAGTTGATATAACAAAGAAAGAAAATCTCAGGTGGCTAAGACTATATAGATATGATATACCAGTTCTATTCTTTAATGGTAAATTTTTATGTAAGCATAGATTAGATCATGATTTGTTACAAAAAAGATTACAAGACCttgaaaataacaattaa
- the LOC126772492 gene encoding acetyl-CoA acetyltransferase, mitochondrial isoform X1, translated as MIFLKGTRLISIKMLPRSMLSRAMAAYSTKVSLNDVVIASAVRTPMGSFRGSLASLSATELGAVAVKAAIERAGIPNEEVKEVYMGNVCSGFLGQAPARQAVIFAGLPKSTICTTVNKVCASGMKSVMLATQGLQTGTQDVILAGGMESMSNVPFYLKRGETAYGGMQLVDGIVFDGLTDVYNKFHMGNCAENTAKKLEITRQQQDDYAMSSYKRSAAAYEAKAFADELVSVSVPQKRGAPPVIFSEDEEYKKVNFEKFGKLATVFQRENGTVTAGNASTLNDGAAALVLMTAEAAQRLNIKPLARVVGYADGECDPIDFPIAPAVAIPNLLKKTGVKKEDVALWEINEAFSVVAVANQKLLDLDPAKVNVHGGAVSLGHPIGMSGARIVVHLCHALKKGEKGVASICNGGGGASSIMIEKLDDGVDGPPILTFYTKDPCQLCDIAMEELEPYKNKLIIQKVDITKKENLRWLRLYRYDIPVLFFNGKFLCKHRLDHDLLQKRLQDLENNN; from the exons atgatatttctgAAAGGAACAAGATTAATTAGCATAAAAATGCTTCCCAGGAGTATG TTATCAAGAGCAATGGCAGCGTACTCCACCAAAGTTTCTCTCAACGATGTCGTTATTGCATCAGCAGTTAGAACACCTATGGGTTCATTTAGAGGAAGTCTTGCTAGTTTGTCAGCAACAGAATTAGGTGCCGTCGCTGTTAAAGCAGCCATTGAAAGAGCCGGCATTCCAAATGAAGAAGTTAAAGAG gtttacATGGGCAATGTTTGTTCAGGGTTTCTTGGACAAGCTCCTGCCAGACAAGCCGTGATATTTGCTGGTCTCCCTAAAAGCACCATATGCACCACGGTGAATAAAGTATGCGCGTCAGGAATGAAATCCGTGATGCTAGCAACTCAAGGTCTACAAACTGGTACCCAAGATGTTATACTTGCTGGAGGTATGGAATCCATGTCAAATGTgcccttttatttaaaaagaggtGAAACTGCTTACGGTGGAATGCAATTAGTTGATGGTATCGTATTTGATGGGTTAACTGATGTGTATAACAAATTCCACATGGGAAATTGTGCTGAAAATACAGCTAAGAAATTAGAAATCACCAGACAACAGCAAGATGATTATGCCATGTCTAGCTATAAGAGAAGTGCAGCTGCATATGAAGCTAAAGCTTTTGCTGATGAATTAGTGTCGGTGTCAGTTCCTCAAAAGAGAGGTGCTCCACCAGTTATATTTTCAGAAGATGAGGAgtacaaaaaagttaattttgaaAAGTTTGGTAAATTGGCAACTGTTTTTCAAAGGGAAAATGGCACAGTTACAGCTGGCAATGCTTCCACTTTAAACGATGGAGCAGCTGCATTGGTATTGATGACTGCTGAGGCAGCTCAGAGATTAAATATTAAGCCCTTGGCTCGTGTTGTTGGTTATGCTGATGGGGAGTGCGATCCAATAGACTTCCCAATTGCACCAGCAGTTGCTATTcctaatttattgaaaaagacTGGAGTTAAAAAGGAAGATGTAGCTCTTTGGGAAATCAATGAAGCTTTTAGTGTGGTAGCTGTTGCAAATCAAAAACTGTTAGATCTAGACCCTGCCAAGGTTAACGTTCATGGTGGTGCAGTTAGTCTTGGACATCCTATTGGTATGTCCGGTGCACGCATTGTTGTGCACTTATGTCATGCTTTAAAGAAAGGTGAAAAGGGTGTGGCATCTATCTGTAATGGAGGTGGTGGTGCGTCTTCTATTATGATCGAAAAATT AGATGATGGTGTTGATGGCCCGCCTATTTTGACATTCTACACAAAAGACCCATGTCAATTATGTGACATAGCAATGGAAGAGTTAGaaccatataaaaataaacttataattcaAAAAGTTGATATAACAAAGAAAGAAAATCTCAGGTGGCTAAGACTATATAGATATGATATACCAGTTCTATTCTTTAATGGTAAATTTTTATGTAAGCATAGATTAGATCATGATTTGTTACAAAAAAGATTACAAGACCttgaaaataacaattaa
- the LOC126772492 gene encoding acetyl-CoA acetyltransferase, mitochondrial isoform X3, producing MIFLKGTRLISIKMLPRSMLSRAMAAYSTKVSLNDVVIASAVRTPMGSFRGSLASLSATELGAVAVKAAIERAGIPNEEVKEVYMGNVCSGFLGQAPARQAVIFAGLPKSTICTTVNKVCASGMKSVMLATQGLQTGTQDVILAGGMESMSNVPFYLKRGETAYGGMQLVDGIVFDGLTDVYNKFHMGNCAENTAKKLEITRQQQDDYAMSSYKRSAAAYEAKAFADELVSVSVPQKRGAPPVIFSEDEEYKKVNFEKFGKLATVFQRENGTVTAGNASTLNDGAAALVLMTAEAAQRLNIKPLARVVGYADGECDPIDFPIAPAVAIPNLLKKTGVKKEDVALWEINEAFSVVAVANQKLLDLDPAKVNVHGGAVSLGHPIGMSGARIVVHLCHALKKGEKGVASICNGGGGASSIMIEKL from the exons atgatatttctgAAAGGAACAAGATTAATTAGCATAAAAATGCTTCCCAGGAGTATG TTATCAAGAGCAATGGCAGCGTACTCCACCAAAGTTTCTCTCAACGATGTCGTTATTGCATCAGCAGTTAGAACACCTATGGGTTCATTTAGAGGAAGTCTTGCTAGTTTGTCAGCAACAGAATTAGGTGCCGTCGCTGTTAAAGCAGCCATTGAAAGAGCCGGCATTCCAAATGAAGAAGTTAAAGAG gtttacATGGGCAATGTTTGTTCAGGGTTTCTTGGACAAGCTCCTGCCAGACAAGCCGTGATATTTGCTGGTCTCCCTAAAAGCACCATATGCACCACGGTGAATAAAGTATGCGCGTCAGGAATGAAATCCGTGATGCTAGCAACTCAAGGTCTACAAACTGGTACCCAAGATGTTATACTTGCTGGAGGTATGGAATCCATGTCAAATGTgcccttttatttaaaaagaggtGAAACTGCTTACGGTGGAATGCAATTAGTTGATGGTATCGTATTTGATGGGTTAACTGATGTGTATAACAAATTCCACATGGGAAATTGTGCTGAAAATACAGCTAAGAAATTAGAAATCACCAGACAACAGCAAGATGATTATGCCATGTCTAGCTATAAGAGAAGTGCAGCTGCATATGAAGCTAAAGCTTTTGCTGATGAATTAGTGTCGGTGTCAGTTCCTCAAAAGAGAGGTGCTCCACCAGTTATATTTTCAGAAGATGAGGAgtacaaaaaagttaattttgaaAAGTTTGGTAAATTGGCAACTGTTTTTCAAAGGGAAAATGGCACAGTTACAGCTGGCAATGCTTCCACTTTAAACGATGGAGCAGCTGCATTGGTATTGATGACTGCTGAGGCAGCTCAGAGATTAAATATTAAGCCCTTGGCTCGTGTTGTTGGTTATGCTGATGGGGAGTGCGATCCAATAGACTTCCCAATTGCACCAGCAGTTGCTATTcctaatttattgaaaaagacTGGAGTTAAAAAGGAAGATGTAGCTCTTTGGGAAATCAATGAAGCTTTTAGTGTGGTAGCTGTTGCAAATCAAAAACTGTTAGATCTAGACCCTGCCAAGGTTAACGTTCATGGTGGTGCAGTTAGTCTTGGACATCCTATTGGTATGTCCGGTGCACGCATTGTTGTGCACTTATGTCATGCTTTAAAGAAAGGTGAAAAGGGTGTGGCATCTATCTGTAATGGAGGTGGTGGTGCGTCTTCTATTATGATCGAAAAATTGTAA